One genomic window of Brienomyrus brachyistius isolate T26 chromosome 16, BBRACH_0.4, whole genome shotgun sequence includes the following:
- the LOC125710137 gene encoding uncharacterized protein LOC125710137 isoform X1, translated as MERKDTSVTGGVLIQHTFQQGEHHYEIEKVVKNKMTHGRISFLSKGDMLLKINDMDLRDLPPELFAELLAESSPRLTVYQPHKNAPKEKCLENGGFRAFSKENKVLSFNLDLSREADPDDVTKENFHEAAKPESQLDKLLLVTMISTSFSVITGRGCDKEGLCQDKFCTECNQNDVIMEAKSSNITQVLGEITFIQEKVQDNIFIQSLMYEKYIQNRQRLARMSSNCMTNSVNITIYLYKTTCIKGEYRGIPVVLNFSGTDCFLKCSKSGDEPTVSIESCEKIKLKNICEGNKDIMGFLFYMKAVQPDMRRFESVSCSGWYLHAKEEEVEVERFVMTDEAFYFFIEGK; from the exons ATGGAGAGGAAG GACACTTCTGTAACTGGAGGGGTGTTAATACAGCACACATTTCAACAGGGGGAGCATCACTATGAAATTGAGAAAGTGGTAAAGAATAAAATGACTCATGGACGTATATCTTTTTTAAG CAAAGGAGACATGCTTCTGAAGATTAACGACATGGACCTGCGTGATTTGCCCCCAGAGCTGTTTGCAGAGTTGCTGGCCGAGAGCTCTCCTAGGCTG ACGGTCTATCAGCCCCACAAGAACGCCCCTAAAGAGAAGTGTCTGGAGAATGGAGGGTTCCGGGCCTTCTCTAAGGAGAATAAGGTCTTGAGTTTCAACCTAGACTTGAGCAGAGAGGCTGACCCAGACGATGTGACAAAAGAAAACTTTCATGAAGCTGCCAAGCCAGAAAGCCAGCTGGACAAGCTGCTGTTGGTCACCATGATCAGCACCAGCTTCTCCGTCATCACTGGACGTGGATGTGACAAGGAAGGCCTCTGCCAGGATAAGTTTTGTACAGAGTGCAACCAAAACGATGTGATTATGGAGGCTAAGTCGAGCAATATCACCCAGG TACTCGGGGAAATAACGTTCATCCAAGAGAAAGTTCAGGACAACATCTTCATCCAGAGTTTAATGTACGAGAAGTACATCCAGAACAGACAGAGGCTTGCGCGCATGTCAAGTAACTGCATGACAAACTCAG TAAATATCACCATCTATCTCTACAAAACTACCTGCATCAAAGGGGAATACAGAGGAATCCCGGTTGTCCTGAATTTCTCCGGCACAGACTGTTTTCTGAAATGCAGCAAAAGTGGTGACGAGCCGACTGTCAGCATCGAG agctgtgaaaaaattaaattgaagaACATCTGTGAAGGCAATAAGGATATCATGGGGTTTCttttttacatgaaagcagtccAGCCAGACATGCGTCGCTTCGAGTCCGTCAGCTGCTCGGGCTGGTACCTGCATGCGAAGGAGGAGGAAGTGGAGGTGGAGCGATTCGTCATGACCGATGAGGCCTTCTACTTTTTCATTGAGGGGAAATAG
- the LOC125710137 gene encoding uncharacterized protein LOC125710137 isoform X2, translated as MERKDTSVTGGVLIQHTFQQGEHHYEIEKVVKNKMTHGRISFLSKGDMLLKINDMDLRDLPPELFAELLAESSPRLTVYQPHKNAPKEKCLENGGFRAFSKENKVLSFNLDLSREADPDDVTKENFHEAAKPESQLDKLLLVTMISTSFSVITGRGCDKEGLCQDKFCTECNQNDVIMEAKSSNITQVLGEITFIQEKVQDNIFIQSLMYEKYIQNRQRLARMSSNCMTNSVNITIYLYKTTCIKGEYRGIPVVLNFSGTDCFLKCSKSGDEPTVSIESSQTCVASSPSAARAGTCMRRRRKWRWSDSS; from the exons ATGGAGAGGAAG GACACTTCTGTAACTGGAGGGGTGTTAATACAGCACACATTTCAACAGGGGGAGCATCACTATGAAATTGAGAAAGTGGTAAAGAATAAAATGACTCATGGACGTATATCTTTTTTAAG CAAAGGAGACATGCTTCTGAAGATTAACGACATGGACCTGCGTGATTTGCCCCCAGAGCTGTTTGCAGAGTTGCTGGCCGAGAGCTCTCCTAGGCTG ACGGTCTATCAGCCCCACAAGAACGCCCCTAAAGAGAAGTGTCTGGAGAATGGAGGGTTCCGGGCCTTCTCTAAGGAGAATAAGGTCTTGAGTTTCAACCTAGACTTGAGCAGAGAGGCTGACCCAGACGATGTGACAAAAGAAAACTTTCATGAAGCTGCCAAGCCAGAAAGCCAGCTGGACAAGCTGCTGTTGGTCACCATGATCAGCACCAGCTTCTCCGTCATCACTGGACGTGGATGTGACAAGGAAGGCCTCTGCCAGGATAAGTTTTGTACAGAGTGCAACCAAAACGATGTGATTATGGAGGCTAAGTCGAGCAATATCACCCAGG TACTCGGGGAAATAACGTTCATCCAAGAGAAAGTTCAGGACAACATCTTCATCCAGAGTTTAATGTACGAGAAGTACATCCAGAACAGACAGAGGCTTGCGCGCATGTCAAGTAACTGCATGACAAACTCAG TAAATATCACCATCTATCTCTACAAAACTACCTGCATCAAAGGGGAATACAGAGGAATCCCGGTTGTCCTGAATTTCTCCGGCACAGACTGTTTTCTGAAATGCAGCAAAAGTGGTGACGAGCCGACTGTCAGCATCGAG tccAGCCAGACATGCGTCGCTTCGAGTCCGTCAGCTGCTCGGGCTGGTACCTGCATGCGAAGGAGGAGGAAGTGGAGGTGGAGCGATTCGTCATGA
- the ace2 gene encoding angiotensin-converting enzyme 2 isoform X2, whose amino-acid sequence MHATLLLLLAGVWVTRGQSDVEQRAAEFLKSFDENATKLMYQHSLASWAYNTNITSENADKLSQQGEIWGSYYSKVSEESLTFPLNEITDPSIKVQLMALQDKGSGALSKDKLDRLNKVMNEMSTIYSTGTVCKLDDPFDCQTLEPGLESVMAQSTDYYERLHVWEGWRVEVGKKMRPLYQDYVELKDEAAKLNGYADYGDYWRGNYETNDDGKYSYTRDELMSDVRRIYQEIMPLYKELHAYVRSKLHLTYPGHISEAGGLPAHLLGDMWGRFWTNLYPLSVPYPDKPDIDVTSAMISQGWTVDRLFKEAEKFFMSVNLYQMLPNFWENSMFVKPDDGRMVVCHPTAWDMGNREDFRIKMCGKVNMDDFLTVHHEMGHNQYQMAYRNQSYLFREGANEGFHEAVGEIMSLSAATPQHLLALGLLPADFKEDYETEINFLMKQALTIVATLPFTYMLEEWRWQVFQGTIPKDQWMQRWWEMKRDMVGVVEPLPRDETYCDPAALFHVANDYSFIRYFTRTIYQFQFQASLCETAGHTGPLFKCDITNSKPAGDKLRAMLELGKSKSWTRALEQVSGVTRMDSKPLLEYFSVLQTWLQEENRKNNRFPGWNVATDPFLNELFYYTDSKEAFKVRLSLKAAMGDQAYQWNDNELYLFKATMAYAMRQYYTLVLGQTLNFMSDNIHTYQVKPRISFYFVVTNPADPVVLIPKAEVESAIRHSRGRINSAFLLDDKTLEFEGIISTLPPPVEPALTVWLVVFGVVMGLLLLVGTYLIISGVRDRKR is encoded by the exons ATGCATGCCACTCTTCTCCTGCTCCTGGCTGGGGTCTGGGTGACCCGCGGTCAGTCGGACGTAGAGCAGCGGGCAGCCGAGTTCCTGAAGAGCTTCGACGAAAATGCCACCAAACTGATGTACCAGCATTCACTGGCATCGTGGGCTTACAATACAAACATTACCAGTGAGAACGCCGACAAACTG TCGCAGCAGGGGGAGATTTGGGGGTCCTACTACAGTAAGGTGTCAGAGGAGTCTCTGACCTTCCCGCTCAATGAAATCACTGACCCGAGCATCAAAGTGCAGCTGATGGCACTTCAGGACAAAGGGTCGGGGGCGCTCTCAAAGGACAAACTGGACCGC CTCAACAAAGTCATGAATGAAATGAGCACCATTTACAGCACAGGCACAGTGTGTAAACTTGACGATCCCTTCGACTGTCAGACCCTAGAACCAG GACTGGAGAGCGTCATGGCTCAGAGCACAGATTACTACGAGAGGCTGCATGTGTGGGAGGGCTGGAGGGTCGAGGTGGGAAAGAAGATGAGGCCACTCTACCAGGACTATGTGGAGCTGAAGGACGAAGCTGCAAAACTTAACG GTTATGCTGACTATGGGGACTACTGGAGAGGTAACTACGAGACCAATGATGACGGGAAGTACAGCTATACCCGCGATGAACTCATGTCAGACGTCCGCCGTATATACCAGGAG ATCATGccactgtacaaagaacttcacGCCTACGTGAGAAGCAAACTACATTTGACGTACCCTGGACACATCAGCGAGGCAGGAGGACTGCCTGCCCATCTGCTAG GTGACATGTGGGGAAGGTTTTGGACAAACCTTTatcctctctctgtcccttaCCCCGACAAACCAGATATCGACGTGACCTCGGCTATGATCAGTCAG GGCTGGACAGTGGATAGATTGTTCAAAGAAGCGGAAAAGTTCTTCATGTCTGTAAATTTGTACCAGATGCTTCCAAACTTCTGGGAAAACTCAATGTTTGTGAAGCCCGATGATGGCAGGATGGTGGTGTGCCATCCGACTGCATGGGACATGGGCAACAGAGAGGACTTCAG AATCAAAATGTGCGGCAAGGTGAACATGGATGACTTTCTGACGGTCCACCATGAGATGGGACACAACCAGTATCAAATGGCCTATCGGAACCAGTCGTATCTCTTCAGAGAAGGAGCCAATGAGGGCTTCCATGAGGCCGTGGGAGAGATCATGTCTCTTTCTGCAGCCACTCCACAACACCTGCTGGCTCTGGGCCTTCTTCCTGCGGATTTCAAGGAGGATTACG AGACAGAGATTAACTTCCTGATGAAGCAGGCTTTGACAATTGTGGCCACCTTGCCTTTCACATACATGCTGGAGGAATGGAGATGGCAGGTCTTCCAAGGCACCATCCCAAAAGACCAGTGGATGCAGAGGTGGTGGGAGATGAA GAGAGACATGGTTGGTGTAGTGGAGCCTCTGCCCAGAGACGAGACATACTGCGACCCAGCCGCCTTATTCCACGTAGCCAATGATTATTCATTCATTAG GTATTTCACCAGAACCATTTACCAGTTCCAGTTCCAGGCCTCCCTGTGTGAAACTGCCGGACACACTGGACCTTTATTCAAGTGTGACATCACCAATTCCAAACCAGCTGGTGATAAACTTAG GGCCATGCTGGAGTTGGGAAAATCTAAGTCATGGACCAGAGCTCTGGAGCAAGTGTCTGGAGTCACCAGGATGGACTCAAAGCCACTCCTGGAATACTTCAGTGTGCTACAAACATGGCTACAGGAGGAAAATCGTAAGAACAACAGGTTTCCAGGATGGAATGTCGCAACAGATCCAT TTCTTAATGAGCTTTTCTACTACACAGACTCTAAAGAGGCCTTCAAAGTCAGACTGAGTCTTAAAGCTGCAATGGGTGATCAAGCT TACCAGTGGAATGACAATGAATTGTACCTTTTCAAAGCCACCATGGCCTATGCTATGCGACAGTATTACACCCTGGTGTTGGGACAGACACTGAACTTCAT GTCAGACAACATCCACACTTATCAAGTTAAACCAAGGATCTCGTTCTACTTTGTGGTGACAAATCCCGCCGACCCAGTGGTGCTCATCCCAAAGGCAGAAGTGGAGTCTGCTATTCG GCACTCCAGGGGCAGAATCAACAGCGCATTCCTGCTTGATGATAAGACGCTGGAGTTTGAAGGCATCATTTCCACGCTGCCCCCACCCGTGGAGCCGGCCCTGACAGTGTGGCTGGTGGTGTTCGGAGTCGTCATGGGTCTTTTACTTCTGGTTGGAACATACCTTATCATCTCTGGCGTCCGGGACAGGAAGCGGTGA
- the LOC125710136 gene encoding gastrin-releasing peptide receptor-like, producing the protein MSSDESFILRQELTSMFSSNTSLANRTHRLSLHPIWYPGIIIATVYGFMILVGVVGNITLIKTFYAMKSMRNAPNLFMSSLALGDLLLLLTCAPVDASRYLADEWLFGRVGCKLIPFIQLTSVGVSVFTLTVLSADRYKAIVRPMTVQPSNAKAKICFIVAMIWIFSMALAIPEAIFSDLHTFNITRTNETFVTCAPYPHTGDLHPKIHSMASFLIFYVIPLLIISIYYSFIARSLFRSASNMPGEGNVPVRRQVETRKRLAKTVLVFVGLFAVCWLPSHALYLYRSYHYSEVDTSMLHFISSVSARLLAFANSCVNPFALYLLSHSFQKQFNKQLCCCCPLAIGRPVSGQPLPHDFHQEH; encoded by the exons ATGTCTTCAGATGAATCGTTTATTTTACGTCAAGAATTAACAAGCATGTTTTCCTCAAATACCTCCTTGGCAAACCGCACTCATCGGCTGTCCTTACATCCGATATGGTATCCTGGCATAATCATCGCCACGGTTTATGGGTTTATGATACTCGTCGGGGTCGTGGGAAACATCACCCTGATCAAGACGTTTTACGCCATGAAGTCGATGAGAAATGCCCCCAACCTCTTCATGTCCAGCCTGGCCCTGGGGGACCTGCTGCTTCTCCTCACCTGCGCTCCCGTCGATGCCAGCCGCTATCTGGCTGACGAGTGGCTTTTCGGCAGGGTGGGATGCAAACTCATACCCTTCATCCAGCTTACCTCTGTCGGGGTCTCTGTTTTCACGCTGACCGTCCTTTCTGCAGATAG GTACAAGGCAATCGTCAGACCAATGACTGTACAACCCTCCAATGCTAAAGCGAAAATCTGCTTCATAGTGGCAATGATCTGGATATTTTCCATGGCCTTGGCCATCCCTGAAGCCATCTTCTCTGACCTCCATACTTTCAACATCACCAGGACTAATGAGACATTTGTAACTTGCGCCCCCTATCCACACACAGGAGATCTGCACCCCAAGATCCACTCTATGGCCTCTTTCCTCATTTTCTATGTCATACCCCTGCTCATTATTTCGATCTATTACTCTTTCATTGCCAGAAGCCTCTTCAGGAGCGCATCTAACATGCCAGGAGAAGGAAATGTGCCCGTGAGAAGACAG GTGGAGACCAGAAAGAGGCTGGCGAAGACCGTTTTGGTGTTTGTGGGCCTGTTTGCGGTTTGCTGGCTTCCCAGTCATGCGTTGTACCTGTACCGCTCTTACCACTACAGCGAGGTGGACACATCTATGCTTCACTTCATCTCCAGTGTCAGCGCCCGCCTCTTGGCCTTTGCCAACTCCTGCGTCAACCCCTTTGCCCTCTACCTACTGAGCCACAGCTTCCAGAAGCAATTCAACAAGCAGCTATGCTGCTGCTGCCCACTGGCCATTGGCCGTCCTGTGTCAGGGCAACCCCTTCCCCATGATTTTCATCAGGAGCACTAG
- the ace2 gene encoding angiotensin-converting enzyme 2 isoform X1 — MHATLLLLLAGVWVTRGQSDVEQRAAEFLKSFDENATKLMYQHSLASWAYNTNITSENADKLSQQGEIWGSYYSKVSEESLTFPLNEITDPSIKVQLMALQDKGSGALSKDKLDRLNKVMNEMSTIYSTGTVCKLDDPFDCQTLEPGLESVMAQSTDYYERLHVWEGWRVEVGKKMRPLYQDYVELKDEAAKLNGYADYGDYWRGNYETNDDGKYSYTRDELMSDVRRIYQEIMPLYKELHAYVRSKLHLTYPGHISEAGGLPAHLLGDMWGRFWTNLYPLSVPYPDKPDIDVTSAMISQGWTVDRLFKEAEKFFMSVNLYQMLPNFWENSMFVKPDDGRMVVCHPTAWDMGNREDFRIKMCGKVNMDDFLTVHHEMGHNQYQMAYRNQSYLFREGANEGFHEAVGEIMSLSAATPQHLLALGLLPADFKEDYETEINFLMKQALTIVATLPFTYMLEEWRWQVFQGTIPKDQWMQRWWEMKRDMVGVVEPLPRDETYCDPAALFHVANDYSFIRYFTRTIYQFQFQASLCETAGHTGPLFKCDITNSKPAGDKLRAMLELGKSKSWTRALEQVSGVTRMDSKPLLEYFSVLQTWLQEENRKNNRFPGWNVATDPYSKEAFKVRLSLKAAMGDQAYQWNDNELYLFKATMAYAMRQYYTLVLGQTLNFMSDNIHTYQVKPRISFYFVVTNPADPVVLIPKAEVESAIRHSRGRINSAFLLDDKTLEFEGIISTLPPPVEPALTVWLVVFGVVMGLLLLVGTYLIISGVRDRKRKAKKEEAENPTENPYENHNGVTNQNFEHDTDDQTGF, encoded by the exons ATGCATGCCACTCTTCTCCTGCTCCTGGCTGGGGTCTGGGTGACCCGCGGTCAGTCGGACGTAGAGCAGCGGGCAGCCGAGTTCCTGAAGAGCTTCGACGAAAATGCCACCAAACTGATGTACCAGCATTCACTGGCATCGTGGGCTTACAATACAAACATTACCAGTGAGAACGCCGACAAACTG TCGCAGCAGGGGGAGATTTGGGGGTCCTACTACAGTAAGGTGTCAGAGGAGTCTCTGACCTTCCCGCTCAATGAAATCACTGACCCGAGCATCAAAGTGCAGCTGATGGCACTTCAGGACAAAGGGTCGGGGGCGCTCTCAAAGGACAAACTGGACCGC CTCAACAAAGTCATGAATGAAATGAGCACCATTTACAGCACAGGCACAGTGTGTAAACTTGACGATCCCTTCGACTGTCAGACCCTAGAACCAG GACTGGAGAGCGTCATGGCTCAGAGCACAGATTACTACGAGAGGCTGCATGTGTGGGAGGGCTGGAGGGTCGAGGTGGGAAAGAAGATGAGGCCACTCTACCAGGACTATGTGGAGCTGAAGGACGAAGCTGCAAAACTTAACG GTTATGCTGACTATGGGGACTACTGGAGAGGTAACTACGAGACCAATGATGACGGGAAGTACAGCTATACCCGCGATGAACTCATGTCAGACGTCCGCCGTATATACCAGGAG ATCATGccactgtacaaagaacttcacGCCTACGTGAGAAGCAAACTACATTTGACGTACCCTGGACACATCAGCGAGGCAGGAGGACTGCCTGCCCATCTGCTAG GTGACATGTGGGGAAGGTTTTGGACAAACCTTTatcctctctctgtcccttaCCCCGACAAACCAGATATCGACGTGACCTCGGCTATGATCAGTCAG GGCTGGACAGTGGATAGATTGTTCAAAGAAGCGGAAAAGTTCTTCATGTCTGTAAATTTGTACCAGATGCTTCCAAACTTCTGGGAAAACTCAATGTTTGTGAAGCCCGATGATGGCAGGATGGTGGTGTGCCATCCGACTGCATGGGACATGGGCAACAGAGAGGACTTCAG AATCAAAATGTGCGGCAAGGTGAACATGGATGACTTTCTGACGGTCCACCATGAGATGGGACACAACCAGTATCAAATGGCCTATCGGAACCAGTCGTATCTCTTCAGAGAAGGAGCCAATGAGGGCTTCCATGAGGCCGTGGGAGAGATCATGTCTCTTTCTGCAGCCACTCCACAACACCTGCTGGCTCTGGGCCTTCTTCCTGCGGATTTCAAGGAGGATTACG AGACAGAGATTAACTTCCTGATGAAGCAGGCTTTGACAATTGTGGCCACCTTGCCTTTCACATACATGCTGGAGGAATGGAGATGGCAGGTCTTCCAAGGCACCATCCCAAAAGACCAGTGGATGCAGAGGTGGTGGGAGATGAA GAGAGACATGGTTGGTGTAGTGGAGCCTCTGCCCAGAGACGAGACATACTGCGACCCAGCCGCCTTATTCCACGTAGCCAATGATTATTCATTCATTAG GTATTTCACCAGAACCATTTACCAGTTCCAGTTCCAGGCCTCCCTGTGTGAAACTGCCGGACACACTGGACCTTTATTCAAGTGTGACATCACCAATTCCAAACCAGCTGGTGATAAACTTAG GGCCATGCTGGAGTTGGGAAAATCTAAGTCATGGACCAGAGCTCTGGAGCAAGTGTCTGGAGTCACCAGGATGGACTCAAAGCCACTCCTGGAATACTTCAGTGTGCTACAAACATGGCTACAGGAGGAAAATCGTAAGAACAACAGGTTTCCAGGATGGAATGTCGCAACAGATCCAT ACTCTAAAGAGGCCTTCAAAGTCAGACTGAGTCTTAAAGCTGCAATGGGTGATCAAGCT TACCAGTGGAATGACAATGAATTGTACCTTTTCAAAGCCACCATGGCCTATGCTATGCGACAGTATTACACCCTGGTGTTGGGACAGACACTGAACTTCAT GTCAGACAACATCCACACTTATCAAGTTAAACCAAGGATCTCGTTCTACTTTGTGGTGACAAATCCCGCCGACCCAGTGGTGCTCATCCCAAAGGCAGAAGTGGAGTCTGCTATTCG GCACTCCAGGGGCAGAATCAACAGCGCATTCCTGCTTGATGATAAGACGCTGGAGTTTGAAGGCATCATTTCCACGCTGCCCCCACCCGTGGAGCCGGCCCTGACAGTGTGGCTGGTGGTGTTCGGAGTCGTCATGGGTCTTTTACTTCTGGTTGGAACATACCTTATCATCTCTGGCGTCCGGGACAGGAAGCG GAAAGCCAAGAAAGAGGAAGCTGAAAACCCAACTGAAAACCCATATGAAAATCATAACGGAGTGACAAACCAGAATTTTGAACATGACACTGATGATCAAACAGGATTttga
- the LOC125710138 gene encoding ankyrin repeat and SOCS box protein 11-like, whose protein sequence is MTGVKTEVALWRGPWTADPQKYGALVANTLMADPWAERSPLHEAALQGRLLVLRTLLAQGFGVNIVTLDRVSPLHEACLGGHVNCARLLLDSGADVAMATVDGATPLFNACVSGNVACVRLLLERGPSPVPTYPGASPVHEAAKRGHRECMELLLASGVDIDLEVPRLGTPLFTACLFRRTDCVERLLQLGADVHRGRAGDTALHAAAQVDSPAAAELLTDYGANSWARNSEGKRPVELAPANGSAARVLLLRQGPSTLAQLCRFRIRQDLGRMRLHKLSSLCLPLCLSDFLHYR, encoded by the exons ATGACTGGCGTGAAGACCGAGGTTGCACTGTGGAGGGGACCGTGGACTGCGGACCCTCAGAAATACGGGGCCCTCgtcgctaacacgctaatggcTG ACCCCTGGGCTGAGAGATCCCCGTTGCACGAGGCCGCTTTGCAGGGTCGTCTACTCGTGCTCAGGACCCTCCTTGCACAG GGTTTCGGCGTGAACATTGTCACCCTGGACAGAGTGTCCCCACTTCACGAAGCCTGTCTTGGAGGCCACGTTAACTGTGCCAGACTATTGCTGGACAGCGGGGCAGAT GTGGCCATGGCGACAGTCGACGGCGCCACTCCACTGTTCAACGCTTGCGTCAGCGGCAACGTCGCCTGCGTGAGGCTGCTCCTGGAACGCGGCCCCTCCCCTGTTCCCACCTACCCGGGGGCCTCCCCCGTCCACGAGGCTGCAAAGAGAG gTCACAGGGAATGTATGGAGCTCCTGCTGGCCAGTGGGGTGGATATCGACTTGGAGGTCCCACGGCTGGGGACGCCTCTGTTCACCGCCTGTCTCTTCCGGAGAACGGACTGTGTGGAGAGACTCCTACAGCTTG GAGCCGACGTGCACAGAGGGAGGGCAGGAGACACGGCTCTTCACGCCGCTGCCCAGGTCGACAGCCCGGCCGCCGCGGAGCTGCTCACAGACTACGGCGCCAACTCCTGGGCAAGGAACAGCGAAGGGAAGAGACCCGTGGAACTGGCTCCGGCCAATGGCTCCGCAGCGAGGGTGCTGCTGCTTAGACAAG GTCCTTCCACTCTAGCTCAGCTCTGCAGGTTCCGCATAAGGCAGGACCTCGGGAGGATGCGACTCCACAAGCTGTCCAGCCTCTGCCTTCCCCTGTGCCTCAGTGACTTTCTGCATTATAGATGA